One window of Oscillibacter hominis genomic DNA carries:
- a CDS encoding GntG family PLP-dependent aldolase, with product MKTIDLRSDTVTLPTREMLEYMISVPLGDDGRAKGSKGEDPTAAEAEAYVAKVFGKEDALYVPSGSMGNMVCVATHCKRGEKAVTAVNMHMYKAEKGIFSPDLCGIVPVCLPHTKGVYDLKELEKTLKGGDIKLVCLENTYNFEGGCVISREDIEKILKLCKQYGAATHMDGARVFNAASALGISVAELTEGVDSVQFCVSKGLSAPIGSFLVGSREFIEKARATRKLMGGQLRQVGLLAGAGMYAVQHLSERVAHDNARARKLAEGIQDAKDISIDLSTVQTNIVKVDLHGALKGKDWLRALEEEAHVRAHYITDDSIRLVTYRGISDEDIDEAIVRIRNFCAAH from the coding sequence ATGAAAACGATTGATCTGAGAAGCGACACCGTCACGCTTCCCACCCGGGAGATGCTGGAGTACATGATCAGCGTGCCTCTGGGCGACGATGGACGGGCAAAGGGCAGCAAGGGCGAGGACCCCACCGCCGCGGAGGCCGAGGCCTATGTGGCCAAGGTCTTTGGCAAGGAGGACGCACTGTACGTGCCCTCCGGCAGCATGGGCAACATGGTCTGCGTCGCCACCCACTGCAAGCGCGGCGAGAAGGCGGTCACCGCCGTCAACATGCACATGTACAAGGCGGAAAAGGGCATCTTCAGCCCGGACCTGTGCGGCATCGTGCCGGTCTGTCTGCCCCACACCAAGGGCGTCTACGACCTTAAGGAGCTGGAAAAGACTCTCAAGGGCGGCGACATCAAGCTGGTCTGCCTGGAAAACACCTACAACTTTGAAGGCGGCTGCGTGATCTCCCGGGAAGACATAGAGAAAATCCTGAAGCTGTGCAAACAGTACGGTGCGGCCACTCACATGGACGGCGCCCGGGTGTTCAACGCCGCCAGCGCCTTAGGCATCAGCGTGGCGGAGCTGACGGAGGGCGTGGACAGTGTCCAGTTCTGCGTGTCCAAGGGCCTCTCCGCTCCCATCGGCTCGTTCCTTGTGGGCAGCAGGGAGTTCATCGAGAAAGCCAGAGCCACCCGCAAGCTGATGGGCGGCCAGCTGCGCCAGGTGGGACTGCTGGCCGGAGCCGGTATGTACGCGGTGCAGCACCTTTCAGAGCGTGTGGCCCACGACAACGCCCGGGCGCGGAAGCTGGCCGAGGGCATCCAGGACGCCAAGGACATCTCCATTGATCTCTCCACAGTCCAGACCAACATCGTCAAGGTGGACCTTCACGGCGCGCTCAAGGGAAAGGATTGGCTCCGGGCCCTGGAAGAGGAGGCCCATGTGCGGGCCCACTACATCACCGACGACTCCATCCGTCTGGTAACCTACCGCGGCATCAGCGATGAGGACATTGACGAGGCCATTGTCCGCATCCGGAATTTCTGCGCGGCCCATTGA